The genomic window ATTCATGCAGACGGCGAATTGTTTACCCGATTCGGCGGCCATACTCATGCTGTGGGCTTTTCCTTGCCCTCGGAGAGCGTTGCGACTTTACGAACGCGAATGCGGAACTATAGCTCGTCCATATTGGATGGACCGCTGCTTGCTCCGCCACTGGAGTGCGACGTCGAGCTTTCGTTGAATGACCTTACGCCGGAGTTCTTCGACTGGTTGACGCGCTGCGGCCCGTTTGGGATCGGTAATCGGGAGCCTGTCTTTGCAACTCGCGGAGTAACGCTGTCGGCTGACGTGAGGCTGATCAAGGAAAAGCATGTCTGCCTGCAACTGTGCCAGGGCTCCAACCCTGCACGATTTAGCGCATTGGGCTGGAGCCGCGGGGCGGTGGACTGGCCAGCGCGCTGTGCGGAGATGGAATTGCGGCGGGGCTCGATTGTGGATATCGCCTATCGGCTGAAGGGGGCAATGAATCCTCAGTTCCCCGGCCTCGAACTTGAATTACTCGACCTTAAATTGAGCTGAAGGCTCCGCACCCGACTATGTACCTGTTCGGAGACTCAAATTTTCCTGCTCCGTTTCCAGTGCATGAGCGTCTTATATACTGAAAATTCAAACTGATGCCGACAACCGATACAAGACGCCTGAATCCCTTTGCGCTATTGGGCATCCTGCTCGGAGTCGTTCTTCTCGTCGTTGTGGTCGTTCGCTCGTTTACGCGCGAAGTAGTGGAGATCCGGGCGGCCGCAGTAACTCACCAGAATCTGGTCAAGTCCGTTCCTACGAATGGCAAAGTCGAGCCGATCAGCGACTTTCGTGCTCATGCGGAAGGACCGGGCGTGGTGGCGAAGATTTATGTCAAGGTCGGACAGAAAGTAAAGTCCGGCGATCTGCTGATCAAGATGGACGATGCCGACGCTGTGGCACGACTTGCCGCGGCCAATGCTGTCCTGCGCACCGCACAGGCAAGTATGCATGACCTGCAGCAGGGCGGCTCTCAGGATGAGCGCATTGCGTTGCAGGGAGACCTGAGCCGAAGCAGGATTCAGCAACAACAGGCGGAGAGCGATCTTACCGCGCTGAAACAGCTTCAACAAAAGGGTGCGGCTTCGGCCAGCGAAGTTGCGGCGGCGGAGCAGCGGCTTCAGACCGCGAACAGCTCTTCGCAGAATGTCCAGATGCGCAGCACCCAACGCTATAGCGGCCCTGACCGGACACGCGCCCAGGCGCAACTGGCCGACGCACAGGCCGGAGTCCTCGCTGCGCAAAAAGGATATGCGAACGTCAATGTCCGCTCGCCTCTGTCGGGCACGGTCTATGCCATCCCCGTCTCTCAGTACGATTTCGTGCAGGCAGGACAGGACCTGGTGGACGTTGCCGACCTCAATAAAATTCAGCTCCGCGCTTATTTCGATGAACCGGAGATCGGCAATCTGGCAGCAGGACAGCCGGTCACCATCGTCTGGGAAGGCAAACAGGGCCGGGTCTGGCATGGCCACGTCGTCCGCGTACCGACGACCGTGACCGCCTACGGATCGAGAAGCGTC from Granulicella sp. L56 includes these protein-coding regions:
- a CDS encoding efflux RND transporter periplasmic adaptor subunit; amino-acid sequence: MPTTDTRRLNPFALLGILLGVVLLVVVVVRSFTREVVEIRAAAVTHQNLVKSVPTNGKVEPISDFRAHAEGPGVVAKIYVKVGQKVKSGDLLIKMDDADAVARLAAANAVLRTAQASMHDLQQGGSQDERIALQGDLSRSRIQQQQAESDLTALKQLQQKGAASASEVAAAEQRLQTANSSSQNVQMRSTQRYSGPDRTRAQAQLADAQAGVLAAQKGYANVNVRSPLSGTVYAIPVSQYDFVQAGQDLVDVADLNKIQLRAYFDEPEIGNLAAGQPVTIVWEGKQGRVWHGHVVRVPTTVTAYGSRSVGECLISVDDANEDLLPSTNVTVTVTTQQRFNVLSIPREALHTEPSGHDFVYRVIHNKLVVTPVQVGVVNLLRVEITGGLTEKDTVALSATNSNRDLSNGLAVKVVD